Within the Mastacembelus armatus chromosome 23, fMasArm1.2, whole genome shotgun sequence genome, the region TATGcggtaaaaaaatgaaaaaaatgccttagtatagtgtgtagtccacgaatttgccttagtatagtgtagagtccacgaatttgccttagtttagtatgtggtaaaaaaaattttaaaaatgccttagtatagtgtttggtgaaaaaatgaaaaaaatgccttagtttagtgtgtagtccacgaatttgccttagtatagtgtagagtccacgaatttgccttagtttagtatgtggtaaaaaaatgaaaaaaatgccttagtatagtgtggtaaaaaaaatgaaaaaaaatgccttagtatagtgtgtggtaaaaaaatgaaaaaaaaatgccttagtttagtgtgtggtaaaaaaatgaaaaaaaataccttagtatagtgtgtggtaaaaaaatgaaaaaaaaatgccttagtatagtgtgtggtaaaaaaatgaaaaaaatgccttagtttagtgtgtggtaaaaaaatgaaaaaaataccttagtatagtgtgtggtaaaaaaatgaaaaaaaatgccttagtttagtatgtggtaaaaaaatgaaaaaaatgccttagtatagtgtggtaaaaaaaatgaaaaaaaatgccttagtatagtgtgtggtaaaaaaatgaaaaaaaaatgccttagtatagtgtgtggtaaaaaaatgaaaaaaaaatgccttagtatagtgtgtggtaaaaaaatgaaaaaaaaatgccttagtatagtgtgtggtaaaaaaatgaaaaaaaaatgccttagtatagtgtgtggtaaaaaatgaaaaaaaaatgccttagtatagtgtgtggtaaaaaaatgaaaaaaaaatgccttagtatagtgtgtggtaaaaaaatgaaaaaaatgccttagtatagtatgtggtaaaaaaacacagctaagTATAATATGTGGTGAAAATCAGGCAGTATGCAGTGAAAATGATGAAACTAATGTACATGGTACTTACACTAAAAATATAAGGCTAAAATCTATTGACCTGGCAACATTTAGAGTAAATACTCaaaaaaaatgtcctttaaCAGTAGAAGAAGACGCTGTACAGGGTTTAACAAATGGAGATGAGGGCACTCACTGGTAAAGACTGGGGATAAGGGTTGACTGGGTCCAGGGGCCCGTAGATCATGTCCACTGAAAGGCAAGAAAGTGGGTCAGAGAGGGGAGGGATGAAGGGAAGAGCACAGAGGTGAGAGAGGATGAAAATATGTGCACATTgcggcacacacacactgacagcatACAgctcctgccagacctgagacttgaacctacaattttcaggttacgagtctgactccctatccattaggccacaactgcctTTAGTAAGGGTGGGGTTTGATTTGATTAACCAGAGGTTAAAGCCTTTACACACTTTCCCAAGTGTGTCCAGACTTTTGACTGGGGGAATATGTAAGTTAGGGCTCATGTCATGTGGCAGAACAAATGGGACACATTCATTGCTAATGAAACTGCCCAAGCACAAAGGATCCTGTTTGCCTAGAGTGACGATTGTCGTAGTGCTGAACTAAAGCAAACATTTATAAGTCATGATGTCTATCCAAGTTAAATACAAAGTTCTCTTGAGGACTAGTGTTTTTATACATGACTGTAAAAAAAGAGTTTACACTTAAAGTACCAGTTAAAtttttggacacactttcccacTGAGCTAAACCAGAAAGTGTGTCCAAGCATTTGATTGGTACTGCAGCATGTTCTGGGCTGACACTGGAAGGTGAGTACTGTAGATACTTGGAGTTTCAGAACTATTCTGCTTTTCCTAGGAAAAATGTTTCCTGACAGTAAACTACCCCGGGGCTGAGAAAAGTGAGTCGCTCTGTGTCCTCTTTGGCCAGCTCAGTTAAATCCATCAGCTCAAAATTATCAGCAacctataataaaaaaaaaaaaaaaaatctcaaaaaaaCTAAGAGTcaaggagattttttttatattcgaaaaagaacaagaaaattACTTCTCAATGGCAGTTCATATTGTgtatcacaaacaaaaaataaaataaaaatcatctcagtGAGATAGTTCATAACTTTGCTCTGCTCGTGCATCACATGACTCTTGTGAATCGAAGTCATTCAACGCAAAATGCAAACTCACCCAAATGCAAACATTGTTTCTTTGTCTGCCCACACATGTTCTCAGTGGTTTTTGATGAGGTTTTGTATCTTCCAGCTCTGACCACTGCACTGCTGAACAACAAGTTTGTAATAGCCATCTTGATCTTCTGCAATTTCCAGACacttctttgtttctctgttctgAATAGGTCCattctgcaaacaaaacatgctGTCACTTCATTTTTCCTCCTCAGGCAGACAGATGCACCTCTAGTGAAGATTTGAATTGAAATATTCACCTGTTCAAAATCCCACAGCATGTGAAACCTCTTCTCCTTTGCAAGTTTGCACTCATACAGTCCTGGGATGTTTCCAAAGCCAGTGTCTACCAGACAGCGATTGCTGTTGTACTTGTGAGATTTAATTCCACCAATGTAAAGTTGTCCATCGGAGTGAAAATAACAGTGCTACAACAAAGAACACTAATTATCTACAAAcaaatttactgtatgtttgcagTTGATCTCTGAACATACCTGAGGTGAGTAGTAGTGGCAACTGTAAACAATGGGTGTGTTTCCAGGCATTGAGCCTTGATCAACACAGATGTCTGGCTTCAGATCATTTGTCAGCTGTCAACAAAAGCAGAAGGAGAAAATAATTCTTTATAACATCCATGAAGAACAGTTCTACACACTATTGtccattttattcttttaaatagAATTTGTTGACAGCAACAAATATAGAATCCTACCAGTTTAGGTGTATTCTAGCTTGGAGCCACAGAAGTTACATTATGCGATTGTAGAGCTGTCAGTTTGTTAGGTACACCTAATAAAAACTGATGCAGTCTCACACATAggccctgcaataaatcctcagttaaggtgataatgttcagttttgctgaaacattttcaaagaGGTGCTGATTCAACCAAGACTGATGAAGTAGATTGCATTAGGTTTTGCTTGATGTACCTAACCAACTGCCAGCTGAGTGTATATGATCACAATGTTATAACTTCTGAGGCCTCAGCCCAGAATGCACCGCAGATTCAGCCTCTCACATGCCTcttaaatatgaatgttttgACTCACAGCTCCGTAACTGAGTATGTCGTGCAGGGGGTCCAGCAGGGGGTAAACGTTATCAAGATACCACTTAAAGGGTTTACACTTTAGACGCTCCctcagcttcttcctctctgagACGTCCCCGATGTCAATCCCATGATTCTGTGAAAAGCAAAAGAGACTACACAATCATCAGAACACACAGCACTCATTAATGACAGTCTTCCTGCCCCGTACCTCTAGGGGAAGGTTCCAGGCTATATTGACGTTGTATTTATATTCATCGAGCCACACTTCTGCCACCCTCAGTGCATTACGCTTTACCATTTCACCCAAGTCTGGGAGGTAAGGCTTCATTGCTCGTTCAATGTGAGCAATTTTAGAGCAAGGTATGACTTCTATACTTCCTCCACACAACCACACCTgccaaaagacaaaaaccaaatgtttaatttattttattaattttataaaatttattttttaatttattgtagtGAATCTATCTACCCATCACAAAAATTAATAACACTAAGGTACTTTTTCACATCCTATGTTAGGGCAAAATTTTCATACCATAATATGGTGTGAAAATCTTTATCCTAATATGACAAGGGAAAATTTTATATGGCATGAAAACAGTGCCTTATGGAGATGAAAATTTGCACTAACATAATATGATGTGAAAAAGTGCCTTAGTATAGTAAGGCCCTTTTTTGGAatcagaaaaaagtgaaaaaagtgccttagtatagtgagtagtccacgaatttgccttagtatagtatgtggtaacATACTTAGTAAGGCCCTTTTTTCATATCATATTATATTAGGACAAAAATTTTCACACCATGCTATACTAAGGTACTTTTTCACATCATATGTTGCAAAATCATTATATATGCAAAATTTTAATACCATAATatggtgtgaaaatgtttgtccTAATATGACATGGAAAAAGTGCGTGCCAGTGTCCAGTGTCCTGACAGTAGGTCAAGGCCTGGTTAAGGGGGGCGTGGTCAAAataaaggtttgttttttttctcaatatttAATTAAGATAGCAGCATGGTTTGTTTTTAGATAAGAAGTGAAGTGTGGGTCAAAAGGGGTGTTTCTTTGCAGATGATATGATTAACCGTTAAAACAATTTCTCCCACTCCTTTTCTAGGAGCTGCTATATGTAATTGAATGAGGTTTAATGTTAGGTGTTTCAAATGTGTGAATGACAACATTTAACTCGAGCACCTTCAAAGGAAACCCCCTTAACCCAGTCCTGACCAAACAAACCATTCTATTACTATTTTTagtatacattatatatatgcacacatatttTGTGAATGCCTTACTCTGATTCCAAGCTCCACATTTTCTCCTCCATATATTTTCATTCCACCATCAAGGCTTCCAATCTCTCCAAAGAACTTCCGGTCAGCTACCAGAATCCCCATGATGGCGGGGCTcctgataaataaaaattgaaaatttGCATTAAATTTCAACACCAACCACATACTGTTAGTGCAGTTCAGGTATTAATGCCATTAAACTGCATTCAGTTTCACTTTGTCAGTTCACaatcacacagaaaatatttaacagcTCATGTCTGTGCAGCAATTATAAATcaaaacaactacaaacacAAAGGTCAGTGAGCAAAATTCATAAAAGATACATTTAACTTGTAGTTTTCTTTGAGGAGTTTTTCATATATCTGAATATTTAGTCACCACGAATAAAGTGTGTATCcctgtttgtttcatttaagtGAAGTACTTTAAATGTTTCTGGAAATCAGTAACTGCTTGTAATGAtaaaactgtcactgttttcaACATTTGTTCTGGGGAATGTCCTACAGGCAAATTACTATGGGAATTATTGAGCTCATTCTGTTTCACCATTTGATAATAGATTTTAACATCACCTCCACTTTGCAAAGATTCAAACTCTAGTGGAGAGACTGTTTTCAGTCACTCTCATTCAGCATTGGCTTTCTCAATCCTAACACAATGACTGAGTGAACTTATAGTATTGAAAGGCACAAAAACTACAGCTTTTAGAGATGCACAATCAACAGAGTCTATTCCTTTTGAAGTATGGCATGTTTTTTCTCTATAACAACCTTGATCTCACTGAATGTTTTAGTTTTGACTTCGTTGAGTCTGTCTGTCCACAGAGTTATGGTCACTTACAATACCAGCATAGTGGTTGGATTTTCAGATATAGaattttttgaaaagaaaaggaaaggttttctgaaaacaaagaggTGAGCAATAGCTCATCTTGAGTTTTAGCTCAATTTCCTTGATAGCATCATTCTTTTGCTCAGTATTGTGTCACCAGTAACTGGTAGGAAGTTTTGTTAtggctgttttccctcttcaGTATTTGTCCTTGTGCCTGCATATTTAGCTTGGTTaatcacaaatgcacaaacatctCTGAAATTAGCCACAGTGTTGGTAATTACATAAGACTAAATCTATGAGGGTGAAGTACTTCTCTTACAGAGATACAGTAGGTAGAGTTATTGTATGCATATCAAACAAAGATATGGGAAACAAAGATACTGGATGCATTTGTGCCCACTATGAAAATAACTGGGAACTCTAACGATTTCATTTGGATTTGGAAACAAACAACTTTGGGAATGACTGTAAAATATCCCAACACTTCTACCACTTCATATGAGAAATATTCCTCTCATCTAACTCTTTGGAGAAAAATTCGTATGTTTTTCCTTTAAGTGTAAAAGTGTTTGTGATTTGGGGTAACTGATTAAAGTTGAACTTACTTGCCAGGCTGTGTCTCGTCCTTTAAATCGTACCACTCAGGTCTGAAGGACTCATACATGCACCACAGAGCCCAGTCAAAGGCGTCAGCTGCGGCATTGTAGGGTGTGATTGACAGGTCATCAAAACGGACTTTGTCAAACACTGGTGTTAGAATCACGGTGCGGTCTTCTTTAATGCGAGCTAACAGAGGTTCTGCCctgcacacacagtgacagcttAACTTAACAAATGGGAATAAAACATGTAATAAGTTTATCATAACAGCAAGACTTGGAGAAAACTAAAAATGCCATGCATAAACCAACCACTGCACATAGACCTCTATGTGAGCGTCCAAGATAGCCACCACATCCCCTACAGCAGCTTTCCACCCAGACAGTCTGGCTTGAGTGAGGCCGAGCTGCTCAGAGTGCCGAATTTTCTTCACCAGGCCTGGAAACTCTTCATTGACTAAGGTGATGTATTCATCCAAGTTCTCCATTAAATCCTCTGCAGAAAATAGATTTTATGACAGAATAGCTGTAGCAGCATTATCCAATAAATAAACTTTCAGTAAAGGTGAAGAGAATTTCATTTATGGTGTTAATGAAAAATTAGTATAATTACAGTATAATTACACAGATTGCAGTGGGTTAGATTAACAGAGTATAAATGTGTAAAGAGTGGCATTAACTTTAACTTGAACATGCATGTTTTCCAAAATTGAAACTGTTCCTGTAAATGCCCTACACACCGTTTGGTTCAGTCTCAGaggtttgtgtatttattttgtcagcCATCTCCTATGTAGTGTAACCACATTACATTTACCTTTCCAGGAAAGCTTCTCCCATTCACTGCATTTGAAATCCAAATGAAAGCATGCTTTTTCTGCTTCAGTGCAACTTCAAGCTGCTACTGTAAACTCACTGTGTTTAATTTGGACTATACTGATGTATACTGACACACCTGACTACAAACTTCAGCACTGCTCTCACACACTGTTCCCATATTCATTTTCACGTTAAAACTGATCACATCGTTTGCATgagagcagttttttttttttttttttttaaaaccgaAGGTTAATGTGATCACACATTCAGGACTGTATGCACATGTAAAAATTGGAATAGTAGAgcttgtatgttttcattttaaaactgtaaatggCCACTGTTGACCTCGCTTGAGTAAATGTCTAATTAACCCAAAACATGTGAAAATGGCTTTGTAATTCCAGAGAAACGATTTTAAAAGCCAAGATATCACTTTGTCAATCTCAGAGTGAcctactgttgctgctgtgatcGTCCACTAGTATGATTTCTTTGAGCAGCTGATCCGGCGTCCTGTTGATGATGCTGTGAATGGCCCTTTTGATAATAGATGGGGCTTCATTCAGGTAAATTAACACAACGCTCATGGTAGGCAAATCATCTGGGTACTTTTTCTTACCACACCTGGAAGAGGAAATACAGTGTCAGTGTTTCTATCCAGGAAACGTATTTGACTGAAATGAAACATCTTTCGGCTCAAATTGTAGCCTATCGAGCTTGTTTCAGGGAGGCCatgagaagaagaggaaacGTCAGGGGATGATTTCGGATCCCTTTCTCTTTATGTTAGAAAATTGTGAAATACATATCACACAACTTTCCAAAGCCCAAATTATTgtctttaaattaattatttacagtaaaatgacCTGTTTTGAATGAATTGGTTGGATCATGAAGGAAAgtcctttcacccaaagaaagctgggacaggctccagcagatccctgtgacactaaataggaataagcaggtatagataatggattgatggatggaggAAGGttagaaacaaatattaaaatatataaacaaccAAAATTGCACACTGAAGAGGCTCATCAGAGCCTTCTGAAATAGGATTTTGGAATGGTAGAGCCTGCATGTGAACAAGGTGGAgtattattagttattagttcCTACAAATGAGCAGGACGTCATAGTCACCTGGGGGGTCTGGTGTCAGGGAGCTCTCTGTTGAGGGGCAGTCTGTCACTGAGGAAGGCATTGTAGCCGTATCTCTGAAACAACGTCTCAGCCTCTACCTGCTCCTGCTCTGACAGCTCCTCACCCCACTGGCTGAACAGGGCCGAGTTCGGGTAGAGCTTCCTCACCACCTTCCTCTCCTTCACCTCTTcgttctttgctgttttttccagATTGTTCATCAGATTGACtgcagacaaaagacaaaaaaaaactgtgtgccTTGTTGCAGTGTGAAAGACAGACGGTTAAGCCAACAAGTACCGCTCCCTGAAATGCAAATATAGCATGTCTTATTTCAATCACAAATCAGCATGCCACCATACATGAAAGCTATTCAGTCCAGCTGTTTTGATAATCTATTGTTTTACTATTTTCCAAGCAGAATCTGTTGGATTTCAGGCTcttaaatgtgaggatttgctgatATACAATATTATTTTGCTggataaatacatttaaatgtattaaccAAATCATTAATTACTCAAAATATTCAGCAAACTAACCAACGGTTAATGTTACAGCTTTAGACCTTTTGCCTATAAACCTTGATTTGATGACTGAACAAGCTGTTAAACTACTAGTCTGAAGAAAACTTTCAAACAAATTCAGCCCAGTTGAATCTACATATCACCATGTTTTTGACCTGCAGAACACCAAATCAATCTATACCACATCATGGTTAATGTGATGAATCCTCATTTATACTTAAATAAATAGAGACTTTTACTCACATAGCCTGTTGATGTCTGCTTCCATCTTGTCCATCCTCATTAGCATTCCCTGACCCCTCGTGGACTCATTCTGGTGTGCTTTCTGGAGTCTCTCTGAATGGGTGTGGAGCTCCTTCTTAATGGAGCTGAGGTATAACAAGACCAAAGCACTGGCAAAGATCACAAGAATCCCTTTAACACAGCCAGATCTCATCCTGGTGCTTCTGTGCATGCTGTTTTGTTGTGCCTCAAACTGAAACAGCGACTTCTACTCCACCACCTTTTATTCAAGGTGTTCTCCCTCCTCAGTGTGTCTCACAcccacttcacacacacacagacaaatccaGTTGCATACACTGACATATCAGAACTGTCTTAGCTGATATCCTGAAGTTCAAAGATGTAGTTGTCAGGATTGGCATTCattcttctgttgttttgttgcattACACCTGGGATGCAAGGTGTAAACCATTAGATGTAGTTACCAGGGAGGATGGAAAACCAGCAGCACTCTGGGGAGAACAGGAACTGGACTCAAATACAAGTTAGGCACAACGCTGCTTTTGGGAATACAACAAAATTGTCCAGCCTCTGTGCTAACAGCGTGTCTAACAAGCCTGTTGTTTAGGTTTCATACTGtgaacaggattttttttactcagaaaaacaaaacaaaaaaatcacagggTCTGTTTAATCCAGTTCACGTTTTCCTTGTATCCTACTGTGTCTTTACCTCTCTGCTGTAAGATGACAGGAAGTAAAtccaaacaaaaagaaaaacctatTAATCATTCAGCCCATTTGACATGGGATTTAAATGATACAAGTGTACACATTTATATAGTATCACATGAATTGTcagatgaaaaggaaaaaacatttgcaacattatctatataaaaatatcacatgTAAGTGGAAATTGTACAACACAGTTCATGTGgttgcagaaaaaaatactgtcaaGTTTATCCCAATAAATAACTttcataaatgaaaaaaacaatctCAGTCCTGTCATATTGATATCTGagtatgaaatgttttatgCCATTGGGATGAACATCTGAGGGCACACAATTATCAACATTAAAAGGATCTGTTCAACCTGCTGTTTTCACTTCATGAATATTACCCAGAAGGAAAACATGCTACAAGAACATTATTCTCTTTAAATAACATGATGAAAATCAAATAGATAAAGGGAGTGTTGCGTACGATTGCAGGGGTGCAGAattgtttctgctttgtgtaTTCAAACACAAGATTAGATTCCACCGTTACGGTTTGTGTGAGATATTGGCCAAGGGCCACTGAGGATACTATAAAGGATAGATTTCAGTCCCTCAGGCGGTGCGTTTATATTACCCCTCCAAACACTGTCAGGTCAAACCCTTTATTGTTAATCTGTAATCTGAGAGTATGATCTGTTAAAAGATGACAATAGACCAGAAAATCCCTGCCACTGGTCTGAAATTTAAGGGAGCTCGAGTATCTGGAAGACCATCATCCCTCCCAATTCCACAGATCTCATCAGCAGCTTGTAGTAATTTCAAAATCCCTGTAGAACTTAATGGAATCACAACATGCaaaattaaacagattttaaattttattttaatatatacatgtacacaatacacaatgCAGAAAAGTAAGACAATGTCTGAGAAAATGACGTTACAATATGACGGAAACAATCTGTGATTTTAGATACCAGTCAATGCGGGAAAACCCTATGATTCATCCGATCTTTGCacagcaaataaagaaaattagaaatgaatatttacaagtatcttttaaaaataagtgaTAAAGCTAAAATGACAAGAAGAACTGAACCTCACTGATGCCTGCAGGGGCATCCACAGATCAGTTAGTGACTTGTAACACTGGGGTGAAGAGGTTTAACTCGGACGAATCGGGACAGTCCGAGTCTCAGGCCCTGACCTGGAGACTTCACTGCTGGACCGGACGATGTTGGACTTTTACCAATTTGACCTGGAAAGATTTGTTATATAACGTATAGTTCAATTTACTGACACATAATGTAAATGTCTTGAAAGGTTTACACTGAAGTATTACTACTGTTTTTCATTCATACTGTACCTGGTGGGTTCCACTTGGGGATCTTGCCCCCTGCTGGGCTCACAGATACTGCAGGTTTGGACACTAAAACTGTGGAGGATGAAACAGGTTTTTTGGTGGCAGATTTAGCTGTTGGAGGACCTCTCAGTGGCGTGGATGCTGCTGAGACAAAGTAGTTATCAAACCAATTTCcacataaaacataaagctACAGTAGTAACAttcaaaagctgaaaaaaaaacccaacaaacctGCTGACTGTGACTTAggctttgatgattttgatggctgcttttcttttttagaggCAGGATGCTGTTTGGCCTTTTCTTTCTTGGAGACTTTGttctttttagttttgctgACTTTCTTCACTGTGAATTCCTCATCCTCGCTCTCATCTGGTTCACTGAAATATTCATCACTTTCTGAATCTGGAAAAGCATTGTAGTTATTTTAATggcaaaaaaagtaaaacaaaacagaaactaaatacTTAAGGGTTGGTGAAAAAAAGTGACAACCATGTGTGAGTTTGGGTTGATAgtcttcatcttcttcctgaagctttttcttcttctcctcagtTGTTTTAGTAGAAGATTTTCTCTGTTTGGACAGAGCAGATGATTCTTTCTCTGATGTGATTTCATCCAAACCTGGAGACAATGAAAATTACCAACATTTATACATCTACTAAACAATCACACATGACAATGTATTTTGCAAATATgaaaaggttcaatgtgtaacaTGAGAGGAAATGTGTCGTTGACAAAAAGATGTGGAAATTTACCCAAAACTGCACCATCCACACTGCAGTTAGAAAGGTGCAACAAAGATGGATCTGTGTTTTCATCTGCAGGAAGCTGAATCTTGACATATCCTAGAGaaatttaacataaaaataagttGAAAAATGTTACATACAATAGACCTATGTACAAAAGTGCACAATTATATCTAAAACTTACAGTCATACCTTTACTGGTGGGACACTGGT harbors:
- the LOC113142023 gene encoding probable polypeptide N-acetylgalactosaminyltransferase 8, whose protein sequence is MHRSTRMRSGCVKGILVIFASALVLLYLSSIKKELHTHSERLQKAHQNESTRGQGMLMRMDKMEADINRLFNLMNNLEKTAKNEEVKERKVVRKLYPNSALFSQWGEELSEQEQVEAETLFQRYGYNAFLSDRLPLNRELPDTRPPRCGKKKYPDDLPTMSVVLIYLNEAPSIIKRAIHSIINRTPDQLLKEIILVDDHSSNKDLMENLDEYITLVNEEFPGLVKKIRHSEQLGLTQARLSGWKAAVGDVVAILDAHIEVYVQWAEPLLARIKEDRTVILTPVFDKVRFDDLSITPYNAAADAFDWALWCMYESFRPEWYDLKDETQPGKSPAIMGILVADRKFFGEIGSLDGGMKIYGGENVELGIRVWLCGGSIEVIPCSKIAHIERAMKPYLPDLGEMVKRNALRVAEVWLDEYKYNVNIAWNLPLENHGIDIGDVSERKKLRERLKCKPFKWYLDNVYPLLDPLHDILSYGALTNDLKPDICVDQGSMPGNTPIVYSCHYYSPQHCYFHSDGQLYIGGIKSHKYNSNRCLVDTGFGNIPGLYECKLAKEKRFHMLWDFEQNGPIQNRETKKCLEIAEDQDGYYKLVVQQCSGQSWKIQNLIKNH
- the rad51ap1 gene encoding RAD51-associated protein 1 — protein: MDRPSRKTKVVNYCEAKDLEDDEDFACVKAPPSKKAREDVKQQENKKSFSKLPSQETKSQSTLSQKSRRQLEERDLDAAITLSMLNNTDEIKDQCPTSKGYVKIQLPADENTDPSLLHLSNCSVDGAVLGLDEITSEKESSALSKQRKSSTKTTEEKKKKLQEEDEDYQPKLTHDSESDEYFSEPDESEDEEFTVKKVSKTKKNKVSKKEKAKQHPASKKEKQPSKSSKPKSQSAASTPLRGPPTAKSATKKPVSSSTVLVSKPAVSVSPAGGKIPKWNPPGQIGKSPTSSGPAVKSPGQGLRLGLSRFVRVKPLHPSVTSH